In one window of Leptidea sinapis chromosome 9, ilLepSina1.1, whole genome shotgun sequence DNA:
- the LOC126965838 gene encoding uncharacterized protein LOC126965838 isoform X2, whose amino-acid sequence MDSHSRSASPREASRPQHRPPSPPASPAGFDNRAYQHDEADPNHNDSFTSTVHQNGHSKEPNGDTKTLEAVNLELINLTPKNGAKKKDVEVDMNATNPYDEYFVPVNEHRKYMRGEKLYVTADKRGEKGGCKRPLCWTLLGLLVAVIVALIVLAATGILFSNTPTPLEQYNVSVSSARAFGGIGNIDSEQANPDHTDHVHDHTGHNHDHMHDAKEHSDHDDHNDVTTMAAERTQEQNDDDQEHLVMSDESSDVNMYVPRTVEGELRIDNEDFVPALQDTESEKYREFTAIFNDALKRAILENIDTSDNDVTLEVIEIRNGSVIVTYRINWTPKYNSELKEELFTANLLKRNLDIYLSKNNRMISIYHVAEGSVNARPVLDMCKINNYNCEHSCEFDETILEFMCTCPTGQMIDIKYPKRCLSVSETPETNNDNRQTSASVDTNSMESSETEKPNTELPQVVNKFDWKEIKYVPTTTTESEEVNFSHIFGHPNEDHEETETLKPEPATTSSQDTYSGLGSDPRPVPTSEPGPQPEPTAEPNQETIAESSYELQSAVGDSSESKLSSNPKPEPEPSAEPKPEPQPTAEPIPEPTAEPKPEPQPSAEPIPEPTAQPNPELESTTKPYSDPPSSEVQSSEPNSEPEPSTKSNSELLPLGERFPEPEPSAEPSLEPFTTSDSKTEPRPMSEPNSEPELSRKDLNQIPEYNAMPSSAEQSNIPSTALPKSGLQEDFTTSSQLFENIEPSFQELHEVSQTKNIPDTNTVSSLSKEWSQNDFNLAVIGSDPKKTSSEGQTTEENMYPENTKSVTSPDAAVNQNEFYSNESNGNKNPSIFIDTTDQTPTTTENLFYGSLDLEVSTKADVQNVALPVNPLKEFNNANNRYDENVSTTAKNSNSKTEIINSTVTDHEAEVIPILTNKNVEPTTESSANDATTVSDWISADMSTSNPPQIYLNKEMFATKNLQPYILTESRASKSIDDNNFDVTTESSDQMDGDDITFELLHKQDSAMYKPQQDNSFKDQSTITVPPEIDHFQNVILNETGLLINNSVQPMIDKIENDTTHLEPDTPATVSSKSGDQSEKTTVLNEVATNFSIQKDYKMSNLSYDLIQLLEKNNSTESVPNKTIISENNITNENPDITFDGISRFYNNTSNSMENESSGKETTTEVNNNYTFEVTESDWLAAPITEINYEEIMKKSSSLETTETSITKLDDLLNKDDFEPDYLSMSTNNNKTDQEEPLYGMAHDYDSDDPRIKRVNTDYVNNINVSNTILNTTETSLFMNNNVPFQTTTIGDYIYKSTTKETVQQPGTSPIVLNETNNEMVTDSILSTTERNISDSGEEVINKTIPNIEKTAISSLNDSNSSTSSTLNENNRNNESNVNNLKVTIYEIPNQNTNQTSILSKTQASHSIEYDDHETEMNPFLPEIENNKVLVKKLQEGHDIEPNNLNETQNENTEEHSFINSEPKVDTEVTITEKQYSNTTETPEKIEPTTEEDTFKELLMNTPQKDSSMINQNAINIINNTKQETDAVLPISSFLLDTDDLDTSKTLSKPSSPDNDVNDESPTEYLSVVPINEKDSVKKIYKSENLQELNSISDSPKKSDRRTIESVISTDSLSNNEA is encoded by the exons agGAGAGAAGCTGTATGTGACGGCAGACAAACGTGGTGAAAAGGGGGGATGCAAGAGACCGCTGTGTTGGACTTTACTGGGGTTGCTGGTCGCCGTGATAGTAGCTCTCATCGTCCTGGCAGCTA CTGGAATCCTGTTTTCAAACACTCCAACACCCTTGGAACAATACAATGTATCTGTTAGTTCAGCAAGAGCCTTCGGTGGGATTGGAAACATTGACAGCGAGCAAGCTAATCCTGACCACACAGATCATGTTCACGACCATACGGGTCATAACCACGATCACATGCATGATGCAAAAGAGCACAGTGACCATGATGACCATAATGACGTCACAACGATGGCAGCCGAACGCACTCAGGAACAAAACGATGATGACCAGGAACATCTTGTCATGTCGGACGAGTCCAGTGACGTAAACATGTACG TACCACGGACAGTTGAAGGTGAACTAAGAATTGACAATGAAGACTTTGTCCCTGCTCTACAAGATACAGAAAGTGAAAAATATAGGGAGTTCACAGCAATCTTTAATGATGCACTAAAACGGGCTATCCTAGAAAATATAGATACAAGCGACAACGACGTCACTCTTGAAGTTATTGAAATAAG GAATGGGTCAGTGATAGTTACATACAGAATTAACTGGACACCAAAATATAACTCTGAACTCAAAGAAGAACTTTTCACGGCAAATTTACTTAAAAGGAACTTAGACATATATCTATCTAAAAACAATAGAATGATCAGTATATATCACGTCGCAGAAGGATCAGTGAACGCTAGACCAGTACTCGATATGTGTAAAATCAATAACTATAATTGCGAACACAGTTGCGAATTTGACGAAACCATTCTTGAATTTATGTGCACATGCCCAACTGGCCAGATGATAGACATTAAGTATCCAAAGAGATGTCTATCCGTTTCAGAAACACCAGAAACAAATAATGACAATCGACAAACATCAGCTTCTGTTGATACAAATTCAATGGAATCTTCAGAAACAGAGAAACCGAACACAGAGTTACCACAAGTTGTTAACAAATTCGACTGGAAGGAAATAAAATACGTTCCGACAACAACGACTGAGTCAGAAGAGGTAAACTTCTCACATATATTTGGTCATCCTAATGAAGATCATGAGGAAACAGAGACTCTTAAGCCTGAACCAGCAACAACGTCTAGCCAAGATACATATTCTGGATTAGGGTCTGACCCCAGGCCCGTTCCAACTTCGGAGCCCGGTCCTCAACCTGAACCTACCGCAGAACCAAATCAAGAAACAATTGCTGAATCAAGTTATGAGCTTCAATCTGCAGTGGGTGATAGCTCAGAATCAAAATTATCTTCAAATCCTAAGCCAGAACCAGAACCTTCAGCAGAACCCAAACCAGAGCCTCAACCAACAGCAGAACCTATTCCCGAACCAACAGCAGAAC CCAAGCCAGAGCCTCAGCCATCAGCAGAACCTATTCCCGAACCAACAGCACAACCTAACCCTGAGCTGGAATCAACTACAAAGCCTTACTCTGATCCGCCGTCCTCGGAAGTACAATCATCAGAGCCAAATTCAGAACCTGAACCATCAACAAAATCCAATTCAGAACTCTTACCACTAGGAGAACGGTTCCCAGAGCCGGAACCATCGGCAGAGCCTAGTCTAGAGCCTTTTACAACTTCAGACTCTAAAACAGAGCCAAGACCTATGTCAGAGCCGAATTCAGAACCTGAGCTATCGAGAAAAGACTTAAATCAAATCCCCGAATACAATGCAATGCCTTCATCCGCAGAACAAAGTAATATTCCATCTACAGCCCTTCCAAAATCAGGTCTACAAGAAGACTTTACTACCTCGTCACAGCTGTTTGAAAATATTGAACCTAGCTTTCAAGAATTACATGAAGTTTCTCAAACCAAAAACATCCCTGACACAAACACGGTATCATCGCTATCTAAAGAATGGAGtcaaaatgattttaatttagcCGTTATAGGAAGTGATCCAAAAAAAACTTCAAGTGAGGGTCAGACTACAGAAGAAAATATGTATCCGGAGAATACTAAATCGGTCACATCTCCAGATGCAGCGGTAAACCAAAATGAATTTTACTCGAACGAGTCAAATGGAAACAAAAATCCAAGTATATTTATTGATACGACAGATCAAACTCCAACGACTACAGAGAATTTATTCTATGGAAGTCTTGACTTAGAAGTGTCAACTAAAGCTGACGTACAAAATGTAGCCTTACCTGTGAATCCACTTAAGGAATTTAATAATGCAAATAATCGTTATGATGAAAATGTATCAACTACAGccaaaaattcaaattctaaaacTGAAATTATAAATAGTACTGTTACTGATCATGAAGCTGAAGTAATTCCTATATTGACAAACAAAAACGTAGAACCAACTACGGAGAGTAGTGCGAATGATGCGACGACCGTAAGTGATTGGATCAGTGCTGATATGTCAACTTCTAACCCAcctcaaatatatttaaacaaagaaATGTTTGCAACAAAAAATTTACAACCGTATATCTTAACAGAATCAAGGGCATCTAAATCAATTGATGATAATAATTTTGATGTAACCACTGAATCAAGTGATCAAATGGATGGTGATGATATCACATTTGAACTATTACATAAGCAAGATTCAGCAATGTACAAACCACAGCAGGATAATAGTTTTAAGGATCAATCTACGATAACTGTACCACCAGAAATCGACCACTTCCAAAACGTTATATTAAATGAGACCGGCTTGCTTATTAACAACTCTGTCCAGCCAATGATtgataaaattgaaaatgatacaacACATTTAGAACCTGACACTCCAGCAACAGTTTCTTCAAAGTCAGGTGATCAAAGTGAAAAAACTACTGTTTTAAATGAAGTGGCCACgaatttttcaattcaaaaggATTATAAAATGTCTAATTTGAGTTATGATTTAATACAACTcctagaaaaaaataattcaacagAATCAGTtccaaataaaacaattatttccgagaataatattacaaatgaaaatCCTGATATAACATTTGACGGTATAAgcagattttataataatacttctAACTCTATGGAGAACGAAAGTAGTGGAAAAGAGACAACAACTGAAGTTAATAACAATTATACATTTGAAGTGACAGAATCTGACTGGCTTGCGGCTCCAATTACTGAAATCAATTAtgaagaaataatgaaaaaatcaaGTAGTCTAGAAACAACTGAAACGTCTATCACAAAACTGGATGACTTACTTAATAAAGACGACTTTGAGCCAGACTACTTAAGCATgagtactaataataataaaacagacCAAGAAGAACCCCTTTACGGGATGGCCCACGATTATGATTCTGATGATCCTCGTATTAAAAGAGTTAACACCGATTATGTAAACAATATAAATGTGAGTAATACAATCCTGAACACTACTGAGACATCTCTGTTTATGAACAACAATGTGCCATTCCAAACAACTACTATTGGAGATTACATTTACAAGTCCACTACAAAAGAAACAGTTCAACAACCCGGGACATCGCCAAtagttttaaatgaaacaaataatgAAATGGTGACTGACTCAATATTATCAACAACTGAACGTAATATAAGTGATTCTGGAGAAGAAGTTATTAATAAGACTATTCCTAATATTGAAAAAACAGCAATCAGTAGCTTGAATGATTCAAACAGCAGCACATCATCAACACTTAATGAgaataatagaaataatgaaTCGAATGTAAATAACCTAAAAGTTACGATTTATGAAATTCCTAATCAAAATACTAATCAAACAAGCATACTATCGAAGACACAAGCTTCACACTCAATAGAATATGACGACCACGAAACAGAAATGAATCCATTTTTGCCAgaaattgaaaacaataaagTCCTCGTTAAAAAACTCCAAGAAGGACACGATATTGAAcccaataatttaaatgaaacacaaaACGAAAACACAGAAGAACACAGTTTTATAAACAGTGAACCAAAAGTTGATACAGAAGTAACGATAACTGAAAAGCAATACTCCAACACAACTGAAACTCCGGAAAAAATAGAACCAACAACCGAAGAAGATACATTTAAAGAACTTCTAATGAACACTCCACAAAAAGATTCCAGCATGATAAACCAAAAcgcaattaatattataaacaacacAAAACAAGAGACTGATGCAGTTTTACCgatttcatcatttttattagATACTGATGATTTAGATACATCGAAAACGTTAAGTAAGCCTTCATCGCCGGATAATGATGTAAATGATGAATCTCCAACAGAATACCTTAGTGTTGTTCCAATTAATGAAAAAGATtcggttaaaaaaatttacaaaagtgaaaacttacaAGAACTTAATTCCATCAGTGATTCCCCAAAAAAAAGTGACAGAAGGACAATCGAGAGTGTAATATCAACTGATTCCTTATCTAACAATGAAGCGTAG
- the LOC126965838 gene encoding titin homolog isoform X1, protein MDSHSRSASPREASRPQHRPPSPPASPAGFDNRAYQHDEADPNHNDSFTSTVHQNGHSKEPNGDTKTLEAVNLELINLTPKNGAKKKDVEVDMNATNPYDEYFVPVNEHRKYMRGEKLYVTADKRGEKGGCKRPLCWTLLGLLVAVIVALIVLAATGILFSNTPTPLEQYNVSVSSARAFGGIGNIDSEQANPDHTDHVHDHTGHNHDHMHDAKEHSDHDDHNDVTTMAAERTQEQNDDDQEHLVMSDESSDVNMYVPRTVEGELRIDNEDFVPALQDTESEKYREFTAIFNDALKRAILENIDTSDNDVTLEVIEIRNGSVIVTYRINWTPKYNSELKEELFTANLLKRNLDIYLSKNNRMISIYHVAEGSVNARPVLDMCKINNYNCEHSCEFDETILEFMCTCPTGQMIDIKYPKRCLSVSETPETNNDNRQTSASVDTNSMESSETEKPNTELPQVVNKFDWKEIKYVPTTTTESEEVNFSHIFGHPNEDHEETETLKPEPATTSSQDTYSGLGSDPRPVPTSEPGPQPEPTAEPNQETIAESSYELQSAVGDSSESKLSSNPKPEPEPSAEPKPEPQPTAEPIPEPTAEPIPEPTAEPKPEPQPSAEPIPEPTAEPKPEPQPIAEPVPEPTAEPKPEPQPSAEPIPEPTAQPNPELESTTKPYSDPPSSEVQSSEPNSEPEPSTKSNSELLPLGERFPEPEPSAEPSLEPFTTSDSKTEPRPMSEPNSEPELSRKDLNQIPEYNAMPSSAEQSNIPSTALPKSGLQEDFTTSSQLFENIEPSFQELHEVSQTKNIPDTNTVSSLSKEWSQNDFNLAVIGSDPKKTSSEGQTTEENMYPENTKSVTSPDAAVNQNEFYSNESNGNKNPSIFIDTTDQTPTTTENLFYGSLDLEVSTKADVQNVALPVNPLKEFNNANNRYDENVSTTAKNSNSKTEIINSTVTDHEAEVIPILTNKNVEPTTESSANDATTVSDWISADMSTSNPPQIYLNKEMFATKNLQPYILTESRASKSIDDNNFDVTTESSDQMDGDDITFELLHKQDSAMYKPQQDNSFKDQSTITVPPEIDHFQNVILNETGLLINNSVQPMIDKIENDTTHLEPDTPATVSSKSGDQSEKTTVLNEVATNFSIQKDYKMSNLSYDLIQLLEKNNSTESVPNKTIISENNITNENPDITFDGISRFYNNTSNSMENESSGKETTTEVNNNYTFEVTESDWLAAPITEINYEEIMKKSSSLETTETSITKLDDLLNKDDFEPDYLSMSTNNNKTDQEEPLYGMAHDYDSDDPRIKRVNTDYVNNINVSNTILNTTETSLFMNNNVPFQTTTIGDYIYKSTTKETVQQPGTSPIVLNETNNEMVTDSILSTTERNISDSGEEVINKTIPNIEKTAISSLNDSNSSTSSTLNENNRNNESNVNNLKVTIYEIPNQNTNQTSILSKTQASHSIEYDDHETEMNPFLPEIENNKVLVKKLQEGHDIEPNNLNETQNENTEEHSFINSEPKVDTEVTITEKQYSNTTETPEKIEPTTEEDTFKELLMNTPQKDSSMINQNAINIINNTKQETDAVLPISSFLLDTDDLDTSKTLSKPSSPDNDVNDESPTEYLSVVPINEKDSVKKIYKSENLQELNSISDSPKKSDRRTIESVISTDSLSNNEA, encoded by the exons agGAGAGAAGCTGTATGTGACGGCAGACAAACGTGGTGAAAAGGGGGGATGCAAGAGACCGCTGTGTTGGACTTTACTGGGGTTGCTGGTCGCCGTGATAGTAGCTCTCATCGTCCTGGCAGCTA CTGGAATCCTGTTTTCAAACACTCCAACACCCTTGGAACAATACAATGTATCTGTTAGTTCAGCAAGAGCCTTCGGTGGGATTGGAAACATTGACAGCGAGCAAGCTAATCCTGACCACACAGATCATGTTCACGACCATACGGGTCATAACCACGATCACATGCATGATGCAAAAGAGCACAGTGACCATGATGACCATAATGACGTCACAACGATGGCAGCCGAACGCACTCAGGAACAAAACGATGATGACCAGGAACATCTTGTCATGTCGGACGAGTCCAGTGACGTAAACATGTACG TACCACGGACAGTTGAAGGTGAACTAAGAATTGACAATGAAGACTTTGTCCCTGCTCTACAAGATACAGAAAGTGAAAAATATAGGGAGTTCACAGCAATCTTTAATGATGCACTAAAACGGGCTATCCTAGAAAATATAGATACAAGCGACAACGACGTCACTCTTGAAGTTATTGAAATAAG GAATGGGTCAGTGATAGTTACATACAGAATTAACTGGACACCAAAATATAACTCTGAACTCAAAGAAGAACTTTTCACGGCAAATTTACTTAAAAGGAACTTAGACATATATCTATCTAAAAACAATAGAATGATCAGTATATATCACGTCGCAGAAGGATCAGTGAACGCTAGACCAGTACTCGATATGTGTAAAATCAATAACTATAATTGCGAACACAGTTGCGAATTTGACGAAACCATTCTTGAATTTATGTGCACATGCCCAACTGGCCAGATGATAGACATTAAGTATCCAAAGAGATGTCTATCCGTTTCAGAAACACCAGAAACAAATAATGACAATCGACAAACATCAGCTTCTGTTGATACAAATTCAATGGAATCTTCAGAAACAGAGAAACCGAACACAGAGTTACCACAAGTTGTTAACAAATTCGACTGGAAGGAAATAAAATACGTTCCGACAACAACGACTGAGTCAGAAGAGGTAAACTTCTCACATATATTTGGTCATCCTAATGAAGATCATGAGGAAACAGAGACTCTTAAGCCTGAACCAGCAACAACGTCTAGCCAAGATACATATTCTGGATTAGGGTCTGACCCCAGGCCCGTTCCAACTTCGGAGCCCGGTCCTCAACCTGAACCTACCGCAGAACCAAATCAAGAAACAATTGCTGAATCAAGTTATGAGCTTCAATCTGCAGTGGGTGATAGCTCAGAATCAAAATTATCTTCAAATCCTAAGCCAGAACCAGAACCTTCAGCAGAACCCAAACCAGAGCCTCAACCAACAGCAGAACCTATTCCCGAACCAACAGCAGAACCTATTCCCGAACCAACAGCAGAACCCAAACCAGAGCCTCAGCCATCAGCAGAACCTATTCCCGAACCAACAGCAGAACCCAAGCCAGAGCCTCAGCCAATAGCAGAACCTGTTCCCGAACCAACGGCAGAACCCAAGCCAGAGCCTCAGCCATCAGCAGAACCTATTCCCGAACCAACAGCACAACCTAACCCTGAGCTGGAATCAACTACAAAGCCTTACTCTGATCCGCCGTCCTCGGAAGTACAATCATCAGAGCCAAATTCAGAACCTGAACCATCAACAAAATCCAATTCAGAACTCTTACCACTAGGAGAACGGTTCCCAGAGCCGGAACCATCGGCAGAGCCTAGTCTAGAGCCTTTTACAACTTCAGACTCTAAAACAGAGCCAAGACCTATGTCAGAGCCGAATTCAGAACCTGAGCTATCGAGAAAAGACTTAAATCAAATCCCCGAATACAATGCAATGCCTTCATCCGCAGAACAAAGTAATATTCCATCTACAGCCCTTCCAAAATCAGGTCTACAAGAAGACTTTACTACCTCGTCACAGCTGTTTGAAAATATTGAACCTAGCTTTCAAGAATTACATGAAGTTTCTCAAACCAAAAACATCCCTGACACAAACACGGTATCATCGCTATCTAAAGAATGGAGtcaaaatgattttaatttagcCGTTATAGGAAGTGATCCAAAAAAAACTTCAAGTGAGGGTCAGACTACAGAAGAAAATATGTATCCGGAGAATACTAAATCGGTCACATCTCCAGATGCAGCGGTAAACCAAAATGAATTTTACTCGAACGAGTCAAATGGAAACAAAAATCCAAGTATATTTATTGATACGACAGATCAAACTCCAACGACTACAGAGAATTTATTCTATGGAAGTCTTGACTTAGAAGTGTCAACTAAAGCTGACGTACAAAATGTAGCCTTACCTGTGAATCCACTTAAGGAATTTAATAATGCAAATAATCGTTATGATGAAAATGTATCAACTACAGccaaaaattcaaattctaaaacTGAAATTATAAATAGTACTGTTACTGATCATGAAGCTGAAGTAATTCCTATATTGACAAACAAAAACGTAGAACCAACTACGGAGAGTAGTGCGAATGATGCGACGACCGTAAGTGATTGGATCAGTGCTGATATGTCAACTTCTAACCCAcctcaaatatatttaaacaaagaaATGTTTGCAACAAAAAATTTACAACCGTATATCTTAACAGAATCAAGGGCATCTAAATCAATTGATGATAATAATTTTGATGTAACCACTGAATCAAGTGATCAAATGGATGGTGATGATATCACATTTGAACTATTACATAAGCAAGATTCAGCAATGTACAAACCACAGCAGGATAATAGTTTTAAGGATCAATCTACGATAACTGTACCACCAGAAATCGACCACTTCCAAAACGTTATATTAAATGAGACCGGCTTGCTTATTAACAACTCTGTCCAGCCAATGATtgataaaattgaaaatgatacaacACATTTAGAACCTGACACTCCAGCAACAGTTTCTTCAAAGTCAGGTGATCAAAGTGAAAAAACTACTGTTTTAAATGAAGTGGCCACgaatttttcaattcaaaaggATTATAAAATGTCTAATTTGAGTTATGATTTAATACAACTcctagaaaaaaataattcaacagAATCAGTtccaaataaaacaattatttccgagaataatattacaaatgaaaatCCTGATATAACATTTGACGGTATAAgcagattttataataatacttctAACTCTATGGAGAACGAAAGTAGTGGAAAAGAGACAACAACTGAAGTTAATAACAATTATACATTTGAAGTGACAGAATCTGACTGGCTTGCGGCTCCAATTACTGAAATCAATTAtgaagaaataatgaaaaaatcaaGTAGTCTAGAAACAACTGAAACGTCTATCACAAAACTGGATGACTTACTTAATAAAGACGACTTTGAGCCAGACTACTTAAGCATgagtactaataataataaaacagacCAAGAAGAACCCCTTTACGGGATGGCCCACGATTATGATTCTGATGATCCTCGTATTAAAAGAGTTAACACCGATTATGTAAACAATATAAATGTGAGTAATACAATCCTGAACACTACTGAGACATCTCTGTTTATGAACAACAATGTGCCATTCCAAACAACTACTATTGGAGATTACATTTACAAGTCCACTACAAAAGAAACAGTTCAACAACCCGGGACATCGCCAAtagttttaaatgaaacaaataatgAAATGGTGACTGACTCAATATTATCAACAACTGAACGTAATATAAGTGATTCTGGAGAAGAAGTTATTAATAAGACTATTCCTAATATTGAAAAAACAGCAATCAGTAGCTTGAATGATTCAAACAGCAGCACATCATCAACACTTAATGAgaataatagaaataatgaaTCGAATGTAAATAACCTAAAAGTTACGATTTATGAAATTCCTAATCAAAATACTAATCAAACAAGCATACTATCGAAGACACAAGCTTCACACTCAATAGAATATGACGACCACGAAACAGAAATGAATCCATTTTTGCCAgaaattgaaaacaataaagTCCTCGTTAAAAAACTCCAAGAAGGACACGATATTGAAcccaataatttaaatgaaacacaaaACGAAAACACAGAAGAACACAGTTTTATAAACAGTGAACCAAAAGTTGATACAGAAGTAACGATAACTGAAAAGCAATACTCCAACACAACTGAAACTCCGGAAAAAATAGAACCAACAACCGAAGAAGATACATTTAAAGAACTTCTAATGAACACTCCACAAAAAGATTCCAGCATGATAAACCAAAAcgcaattaatattataaacaacacAAAACAAGAGACTGATGCAGTTTTACCgatttcatcatttttattagATACTGATGATTTAGATACATCGAAAACGTTAAGTAAGCCTTCATCGCCGGATAATGATGTAAATGATGAATCTCCAACAGAATACCTTAGTGTTGTTCCAATTAATGAAAAAGATtcggttaaaaaaatttacaaaagtgaaaacttacaAGAACTTAATTCCATCAGTGATTCCCCAAAAAAAAGTGACAGAAGGACAATCGAGAGTGTAATATCAACTGATTCCTTATCTAACAATGAAGCGTAG